Part of the Tolypothrix sp. PCC 7910 genome, CATCGCAACCCTTGAGCAATCACTAAAGAAATTGCCGCCGCGATCGCCATTTTTCCTGCCATCTTCCCTAACTGGAGCCATGAAACCGCTTTGGGAGAAGCCAGCCAGTTTTTCCCTTGGGCGATCGCTTTTTGTAGGAGCGATCGCTTGGCTCGTTTATTTGAGCGTGACAAGCGATAAGAAAATTTGGCCATGCTTGAAATAATTCGTAATTCGTAATTAAGGCTATTTGAGATACTTCAACAAATTTAATTACACATCCTTTTCTCTATGAGGCTTCCAGACATTAAATTATCCAAATTTCCGAGAGAAAATATTTTTTTATTCCCCCTGCTCCCTGCTCCCTTGCCAAAAAAGCGATAGTATATTTTTTTATTTGGAAGTCCCTGTTCCCTGTTCCCTTTCCTCAAAACTAGCTACACTGTTTAGCGTCAGCAGGACTCACAAAATCATGTAAGTCTGCATCCCAAATACTGATGTAAATAAAATCACATTCTTGCCGCACAATCTGACCCTTGACTCCACCTTGGGTAAATTGGAAATTATCAGACTGACGGCTTTGTATTTGTTGCAATCCCTGTTTAATTTCTGCTGTAGCTTGACCGCCTAACATTCCATTTAAAGTATTCTGCATGACTTGAGGGTCTACAGATTGGGCAAAAGCTGCCTCTGTTTGGCGCAGCGCTCCGGTTTTACGATCAAATAAGTAGCCTACGTCTATTTTGTTGGGAACTACTTTATAGGTGACAGCGCGAGTATTACGCCACAGGCCTCTTAAATCCCTAGCTGGCCGACCAAGAGTAGCTTCCACACTGCTTCTGGAAGTACCTGTAGGAAATGCAGGAACGCTTTGGCTAACATTGCTACTAGCCGATTTACGAGGCTCATCGTTATTTTTTGGTGTGGAACGCGCCTCTGGTGTAGCAATTACAGGCGGCGGATTTTCTGCTTTTGACTCTGGTGCAGTTGTGGCGACTGGTGCAGGAGTATCAGAATTTACAGGCTCTTGCTCTGGTGCTGATGTTGTAGTTTCTGGGGAATTAGATTCAACTCTGGGGTTAAGAGTAGGAATAGGTGCAGGAATTACTTGCACAGGTGATGGTGATGCACTGGGTGAAGTTGGTGTAGGTGTGGGGGTGTCGTTTGGTGGGGTAATGCTAGCAGAGGGTTCTGGCGAAGGAGTAGAATTTTGCACAATGGGTGTTTCCACTTCTGGTTGACGAGTAATATTAGAAATTACTAATCCACCAATCAACCCACCCACAACTAAACTGCCAACAATTGCAGCAGGTTTTTGCCAATTGCTGGGAGCAATAGTTTGTGGTTGTGGAGCATATAATGGCTGAGTTTTCCCAATTGATGCGTTAGCTGTAGTAGGCCGCCTGGTGACTGTGGCTGGTGCAATATAGCTAGCAGACTGTAAAGCATAGAGCATTTTACTAGCAGTAGTGTAGCGATCGCTAGCATTGGGTTTAGTTGCTTGATCCAATACTTGAGCTAAACTAGGCGAAACATTAGGGGCATAATCTCGCCAGAGTATTTCCCCTGTTTGTTGGTTGGTTTCTAATTCTTGGGGTTGTTTACCAGTTAGTAAATAAATAGCTGTTAAGCCCAAACCATAAATGTCAGTAGCATAAACCGGTCGTCCTAAAGCTTGT contains:
- a CDS encoding serine/threonine-protein kinase; this translates as MTITLLNNRYQVIQVLGAGGFGETFLAEDTHMPSRRRCVIKQLKPISNDPQTYQIIQQRFEREAATLETLGRSSDQIPELYAYFSEKGQFYLVQEWIHGQTLRDIVTANNQVSETAVREILFSLLPVLEYIHSKGIIHRDIKPDNIIVRSPDSKPVLIDFGAVKETIRSVVTSPGSPAHSMVIGTPGYMSSEQALGRPVYATDIYGLGLTAIYLLTGKQPQELETNQQTGEILWRDYAPNVSPSLAQVLDQATKPNASDRYTTASKMLYALQSASYIAPATVTRRPTTANASIGKTQPLYAPQPQTIAPSNWQKPAAIVGSLVVGGLIGGLVISNITRQPEVETPIVQNSTPSPEPSASITPPNDTPTPTPTSPSASPSPVQVIPAPIPTLNPRVESNSPETTTSAPEQEPVNSDTPAPVATTAPESKAENPPPVIATPEARSTPKNNDEPRKSASSNVSQSVPAFPTGTSRSSVEATLGRPARDLRGLWRNTRAVTYKVVPNKIDVGYLFDRKTGALRQTEAAFAQSVDPQVMQNTLNGMLGGQATAEIKQGLQQIQSRQSDNFQFTQGGVKGQIVRQECDFIYISIWDADLHDFVSPADAKQCS